ggctacagctcaagaaaatcaattagaaaCCAATGCATTTTTATGTCAAAATTACTACATTTCCATTTCGCCACATATGCATTTTTAATGACGTGTAATCGAGCCAGGACGACCTGACGAATTGCAAAGGCCCCATAGGGCTGCGTAACTTTGTAACTACCTTTGACTCTTGggattttttcgttctctccTGAGGGTCATTACTGCTATTCTGGAAGCAAATATCAgatgatttttcaaatgaagcgctttttcagaagttttaaCGGCAATCGCGCAAACCTTAACCGCATCGCTTCCACCTCCTGTTTGTCTGTCTTTCTTTCCATCGGAACATTTGACGATTGACATGAATATGAGAGAGAACATGCAAATTGCTTCGATTATTTCCCAGTACATGCTTTATTTCACCTAGAAATGGCACCATATCTATTTTACACTTTCGCCTAGAGAATATACATCTAAATAATTACCTATataattttaaggaaaaaattacctaATCTTATCCACGAAATCTGTAGAAACAAAGACTCTCTCACAAACGAAAGCTCACCGCCGACCTTGCACACTGATCTGTGACAAATAGAGACTCACTGTTGACTGTATTCCTAACCATAATATTTTGATAACATTCCATTTTTCGTTGCTGATCATTTGAATAGTGTAAAAGTCGTTTGCAGGTTGAGTAGGCCGCTGCCTATTCttaatttgttgtttgtaTGTAGtgaaattgatttgatttttggccCAAATTTTTGGACCAAAATTATCAAACTATATCAGagatttcaaagtttttttttttgaggttgaTGCGATTTTTTACTGAATAGACTACCCATTACAACTACAGATTTGGGTATTTAAACTAGAACATAGATAGGAGGGAGTAGCGCAGTTGGAAAGTGGTTCAGCTGTGGTAGCaacatgatcgatcggaggttcgattccgccctgttggcaaccaagcccttcatcctcATTTAtcttcgataaattggtgccggggtgggtgtagtgtagcggttagaggttccgcttcctgcacgatcgatcggaggttcgaatccgccccagtgctcaccaagcccttcatccctccggggtcgataaattggtacctgtctcgtctgggaggataaaaacactgacttgacacattggctagccaccgcaagtcactgtataggccagtgacacgttcctgaacctcaaacgattctgaattaaagtgaacgtgggggcgcattctaagcggactgattaacgccagacacttatTTCAGAGATGTTCTTGCTCTTCGATAGTTCCTCTTAATGGAGCCAACTAAATCACGATCATAAAATAATTAGAACAAAAGAGGagctcaaaaattcaaaatcagtTTCATATGCAGAAACAGATAACGACAGAAGGAAGTTACGCtgatcaaaaatatttcgcTTCAGgaaatcttcaagaaaaaaacctgcatCGGTTCCAAACTCATTCGATGCACTTCTTGAAATCAGtcatttcattctttgctaGTTTTCAGTTACTGCAATTACCCAACCTTTTCTTGACGCCTATTCCACTTCGTTTTTTCATAGAGATTTTAGATTAATTAGTAAATGATGGTCGGAAgttattttccattctttctttttgtagcCGAATTTAAACACGTTTTCAAACTGAAACAGAGGACTAAATTCTTGGAAacgattttaaaaattgtgtaAATAGACAAGAAAAACGCCtgacttctattttttgttattaggCGACTTTGGAACAGTTGCAAGAACAACAGTTTGAGCATAGAGTTTATTAGCAAATCAGTGCCTCAGAAATGCTTTTGTATCTCACATAAATAAAAGATCAGTGAGAATTCTAATGATATTATGGAAGTCTACtccaaataaaaatgcaaactTCATTACCGTTTAAGCTTAAATAGTGAAGACATTAAATGATGTTATAACCGTGTataggaaaaatcaaaatgataTTAATCCTAAAATAAGGCGGAGACTTATGTAAcatttcagttatttttttccaggtcTCCCTCTTAATTAAAAATATCCATCTCACTCATATAATGTATAGAAACTAAAATAATTGTGAACGTGATTAGCAGGAAACACAAGACAGGAGCGACATCTTCGACTTTCACAGAACTGACGAGAAGCCTGGAAGAGCTAGAATCAGTTGcaaagtcacttttttttgaaattataacGGATGTCAGAGATGCTCAATGCCCACACCAAGGCAGCTTAATTCCTCAAAAACGATACTGTAGTTCTATTTGAGGCACTAGTGCCCtcatagttgggtcaaaatgacatgaaccgcagacagttgcgtgagcggctgcgcttgaagcggcgcagtggagcgtagcggttgagatcgtgcaaggatcctcgctaccgtcacccatctctgcagtttgccacgctcccatctcgattcaaaccgctgtctccaccgtagcgcttcgagcgcaaccgcttacgcaactatccgtgcttcatgtcaatTTGACTCGACTGTACTGTACTGCGACGGCACACTCGTCCCTGCGGCACTGCTGTGTCCAGTTCGAATTAAATATGCGTTGCAATCACTTTGTGGTATATTAGTACTGGAACTCGCTTTACGGGTCAAAGAGGATAGAAATTTTGTTGAGGAGAGTGAACTGGAAGTGAGCCCTCTTAGCTAGTACCCTAGTAAATAAATCATCGCAATAGCTTGATTCACACGCTTACTTAACAGTTATAGAGTTCTATTGTAATTGCGATCACTATCAAAAAGTTATTTAAAAGTGTGCTCTAGTACTTAGCCCTTATGGGTGCGCATTGAGATAAAGTGATgttattcgttcatttcttttcttaatttcatcAGACGAGGCTGCCAACAGTTAATAAGCATTCTACTTTtgctcaaaaaagaaactagaaacAAAATACATCTCCAAAACTAACGTTCTGTTTAGGGAAATGTTTGGAAATGTAACTAAGGatcacatttttaaaaatcatagTTTTCATCCCAGAAACTGACATATCGAgcgagaaaatccagaaaaactctTATCAACTGTAAGTTCAATATGTTACGGAGAAATTGTTGGGTATCAAAACCAATCTTTTGGGTTACCAAAATGTTAACCGCTTAAAACTAGGATAAGCGAGTTTTCTCAAATGCCGATCGATGCCTGCAGACgagtgaattttttcttgtatcaGCAGCCTCTCGTATACACGTTCCGGATGgatgttcacttcatttccttcACGATATTCTATGTTTACGTCTAGATGTGCATCGATtgcttatttctggatttgcaaAACCGCCTATGCGATGCACATGAAAGTGAGGTTTCGTGTGCCACATCTTAGTAATCCAAATATCTTATGTcgtaaaaatttcaagaacttcttattttccttGAAAGAGGAGACTACTAAAAGCTGATTACCATTAATCGAGAATAAAATCTACAATAAACTCTACTTGAGTTTGTTGAGATATATAGGCCTGTCGTGGAGAGGTTGAATTTCTCTCCAGCCGTGTAGAAGAACACGTCCATCAGTAGCAAGGTGATGTCGGATAAGTTCAAGCTAAAATCACTGctgtagatgattttctgaGCAAAACTGTTGCGTTCGGACTGAGACTatgtttttggaaaattgaTGAATGAGAGTTTTTGCCGAACTACCTGTTGCTTTGAAACATAACTTGGTTCCGCTAAGACAGTCCATATCACACCTTCAGAGCATGGAGGAGTTGTCAATGATCCTACAAGTGTTGGTAGCGTTAGTGGACAAGGTATAGCCGGAAATGCTATccatatttattaacagctataattatcattattatttacagcTTCCGCggtatcgccttcgtcagaggtTGGAAAACTCAGAGCTGTTAATTATCTGTATTTTGAAAAGTCTCATCACCCGACAGAAAGCAATAGAACGGTTTGCAGACTAAAAGAACAACACATCGGCGAGTCCTTACCTCATATGAGGAAAAGGGTTATGTAGCAGAGTTCCTGGTACTACAACAATAAATGAACAACAAGGATTTTTATAGGCGCAGCAGTACAATTCACCAATGAATTAAATCCCGATGAGGCCTTCATATAAGACCAGTTGTAAATTTTTAGACTTTTTGAGAGTTGTCCAAAACACCTCCAGTATCCTTCGTGCTATGAGCTCAGATTCGAACGACAATATATCATAAATTCAATCTCTGCTTCGGATTTCTCATGACGTATTCTGCagagcgggtgtagtgtagcggctagaggttccgcttcctgcacgatcgatcagaggttcgaatccgccctagtgctcaccacgtctttcatccctccggggtcgataaattggtagcagacttgtctgggaggataaaaacattgacttgacacatcgactagccaccgcaagacactgtataggccagttacacattcgtaaacctaaaccgaatctgaattgaagtgaacgtgggggcgcatcccaagcggattgattaacgccagaaactttatcccttatAATTTATTCTGCAGTGAACTCCGAGTAAGGTTTTGCCTTCGTGAGAAAATTTAGATGCTTCTCTGCTCGAATAACGGTGGGCGACCATTTTCTTCTATGTCGTCGCCACCACTTAACCAGTGTAATACGGCGAACCATTCCCGATACCATGCACCCACGCTCTCTATCTCATGAGGACAGCTATGAAAGTAGCTAATAGTTGTACAAAGTcggtcatacgcacgattatGTACTAGGTGTCGTTAGATGTTTACTGTTAGTATTTCCACAACCTTTAcgttattaaaggcagcataccacgaatctgggatggtacggatttcaagtagaGTGTCCGTAtgcagggtcgtagattatgaagactaggatggttccgctcatctctccctgaatcactgcaagcagccggcccctgaatgctgtttcgtacgatgccttctacaacgcgccacccttgcacgcgtagcgtcccttactgcctatcggggcaatccgaattgattttcgacgaattgcaggGCAGAGGCGGCGCAAAGGGTGGAGCCTTGCAATAGATTTGGTCctaaaaacagcattctggaggatGTTTCCAGTTATGCAGGGAACGATGAGCGGATctaccccggtctccataatctacgaccctgtatacggatactccacctcaagTCTGCACCccgcatacggatactccacctcaaatctgcaccatctcaaattcgtggtatgctgcctttaagtagacCCGTTTGGCGCAAGCGCCTTCATGCCGCTTATCTCATATCGTCAAACAAATGAGGTAGGAATCTTCTTTGGGTCGTTCACCAACGTTCACCAAGTTTCATTTTTGAGAAGGGTGAGCAAACGGAATTTTTTTGGGCCCTTCACCAGGTTTTATCTTAGAGAAGGGAGTCATGTCTGTCGGTTATGAGCACGGTTTCCAGCAGCAAAAGCCTGCTTAATATTGTATGGATATTTCAGACTACAAAAACATTCATATAGTTCGCAGTCTTAGAACCTTCAGACTGTTTTCTGTACTGTGATAAGATAAGTCACTTATAGCCTTGGTTTTTCCAGATTCTGACGAAGGCTAGGACGCCAAAATATTAACCTGCTAGTAAACATCAGTACCAATTTTTGCTACAGCTCAAATAAATCCATAGAACTTACTGTAAACTCCCAAACAATATTTCATAGCACTACAGTATTCACGCGACTAAACACTTGCCGCTTTATAGTCGGgtctaaacgacatgaagcctggtgcaattgcgtaggcggctccAAGCGAAGCGATAGAGATAGccgttggaatcgaggtaggaccatcgcgTAATACAGCAATGAAAAGTGGTCGCAGGTGTCTttactcgatcctaaccgctgcgctccaccgcaccgcttcgagcgcaaccgctcacgcatccgcaccgtgcttcatgtcgtttcgactctACTATACATTGCATTAGGTTATCAACGATTTTGTGTTGTTTACGTcttattatattttgaaattttgcctaTGGACAATAAATGGTATCAACGGTGCTAGGTGCAAACCCGACCGCCCTGTTGAGCCCAATCATATTTGTATACCGTTCAATACCGCATGCAgcgaattttgaatttatacGCATTAGTCGaatgttaaaaaaatgctattttCCTATTACTCGGATGATCATGATGAGAGTTCTGACATTTTTGTGATCCTTGCTTCCACATGTACGATCAGAAGCTCCTAGAACTCCCGCTTCTACAGAAGCTTTCTGAACGGAATAATTGAAATTACGATCCATGACTACTCACATCCTCAGAAGATGTGATCTCTTTCAGTAATGCTGAGAGTGAGGACTCGAAGTGTTTTTTATAGGAAACAACGTACGCATCGGAGAGGTCACCTTGTACgttaaaattcttattttctattttctttttctttctcaaaaaaaaactccaccaAAATCACCTCAAAGCCGTTTCAAACTGTTTAAATGGGACTcacctttgctttttttcaataacggctctcttcaattttaatAAACATACAGTGTATTCCACTATTGATATTAGTAT
This window of the Necator americanus strain Aroian chromosome III, whole genome shotgun sequence genome carries:
- a CDS encoding hypothetical protein (NECATOR_CHRIII.G12401.T1) translates to MYWEIIEAICMFSLIFMSIVKCSDGKKDRQTGGGSDAVKNSSNDPQERTKKSQESKPVAPPVNQQQQVKSKMGTTGQPDDGYEACPDLNSKQLAKIAAET